In the genome of Gadus morhua chromosome 12, gadMor3.0, whole genome shotgun sequence, one region contains:
- the LOC115555555 gene encoding uncharacterized protein LOC115555555 produces the protein MMTGYLSAKGVKASEGRVGNVLRSIHQPYHIARQQGARNLNPIPYNAEYMGHKLHVDQNEKLVMFGVTHVMAIDGFSKKVVGHSTMPIKNNIVIYEEVYRPAVLSYGLWDQVRVDCGKEFYLALFIQEKLAEHRHNTQRQPYLQTPFTRNHVIERMWSEVNARVNYPLKTALVQLVDQEELDMEDNTSRYCVSNLTCQLARIGITNVVQAWNAHRIPGRGIPNKLAKEGCPAKLSEDLLPVGAVAADLYQQEMGSDLKRESIFGSDPFPSEEAQQWTETEFGSLFDLLSLYQNVVNHNYGPFKNAVRSPIDITSRHVRPVTQ, from the exons ATGATGACTGGATATCTATCCGCAAAAGGGGTTAAAGCTTCTGAAGGCAGAGTGGGCAATGTGTTGAGAAGTATTCATCAACCCTACCACATTGCAAGACAGCAG GGTGCCCGGAATCTGAACCCCATACCCTACAATGCAGAATACATGGGTCACAAGCTGCATGTAGATCAGAATGAGAAGCTTGTTATGTTTGGAGTGACTCATGTTATGGCTATCGATGGTTTCAGCAAGAAGGTGGTCGGTCACTCCACCAtgccaataaagaacaacatcgTGATTTATGAGGAAGTGTACCG GCCTGCTGTTCTTTCCTATGGACTATGGGACCAGGTCAGAGTTGACTGTGGGAAAGAATTCTATCTGGCTTTATTCATCCAGGAAAAACTGGCAGAACATCGACACAATACTCAAAGGCAGCCCTACCTTCAGACACCTTTTACAAgg AACCATGTGATAGAGAGAATGTGGTCGGAGGTGAATGCTCGAGTCAACTACCCTTTGAAGACAGCTCTGGTACAGCTGGTGGaccaggaggaactggacaTGGAGGACAACACATCCAGGTATTGTGTGTCCAACCTGACATGCCAGCTGGCTAGGATTGGCATCACAAATGTCGTACAGGCATGGAATGCACACAGGATCCCAG GAAGGGGAATACCAAACAAACTGGCTAAAGAAGGGTGTCCTGCAAAACTTTCTGAGGACCTTCTGCCAGTCGGTGCAGTTGCAGCTGACCTGTATCAGCAGGAAATGGGATCAGACTTGAAAAGAGAATCCATTTTTGGAAGTGATCCTTTCCCCTCTGAAGAAGCCCAACAATGGACTGAAACTGAGTTTGGTTCTCTCTTTGATTTGCTATCCCTCTACCAAAATGTGGTTAACCATAACTATGGCCCTTTTAAAAATGCAGTGAGGTCTCCGATTGATATCACCTCAAGACATGTGCGACCTGTTACACAGTGA